One part of the Streptomyces ferrugineus genome encodes these proteins:
- a CDS encoding transglycosylase domain-containing protein, protein MPKNRSGSGLSPTQQAAKFLGVSVLAGAVLAGIALPAVGALGLAAKGSVESFDELPANLKTPPLSQRTTILDAEGGTIATVYSRDRTVVDLKDISPYMQQAIVAIEDARFYQHGAVDLKGVLRALNRNAQSGGVSEGASTLTQQYVKNVFVEEAGDDATKVQQATQQTLGRKIKELKYAIQVEEELGKKKILENYLNITFFGQQAYGVEAAARRYFSKSAKDLKLQEAALLAGIVQSPSRYDPVNDEAEATKRRNVVLQRMADLGDVSQAEADQAKKTPLGLKVSKPKNGCITAVKGAGFFCKYVEKVFLADPVFGKNREARAKTWNQGGLTITTTLDPKSQKSVQASLKDHVNQDDKVAAAATLVEPGTGKILGMGQSKPYGFGKNETEYNYSVDAKYGGSNFGFPTGSTFKPFVAAAALEEGRPPTQEYSSPYEMPYPSPVQTCDSTPWTNRNNEKLENESESERGPYRLKKAMELSVNTYFVQMVADIGLCPVVNVTDKLHVRQGNGDKLPETPAVTLGSVGLSPLTMASAYAAFASRGMYCTPIAIESISQKVGGQQKSLEVPKSTCSRAMSEQTADTVNSLLQGVVDSGTGREAGLSDRDSAGKTGTTDERRNAWFVGYTPNLSGAVWVGSATQKVKMRNIYIGGQYHDLVYGGRVPGPIWRDAMVGALEGKPVEQFNTIRIPDDEDRDEGREDDDEGDDDGNNGDDNVIGGLIGGGDNGGGNGGSDGGTFPTPTFSIPEGWWQGQTNGNGNGGRD, encoded by the coding sequence ATGCCAAAGAACCGCTCGGGCAGTGGTCTGTCGCCGACGCAGCAGGCCGCCAAGTTCCTCGGTGTCAGTGTGCTCGCGGGAGCCGTGCTGGCCGGTATCGCGCTGCCCGCCGTCGGCGCGCTGGGGCTCGCGGCCAAGGGGTCCGTCGAGAGCTTCGACGAGCTCCCGGCCAACCTCAAGACACCTCCGCTGAGCCAGCGCACCACGATCCTGGACGCCGAGGGCGGCACGATCGCCACGGTCTACTCGCGCGACCGTACGGTGGTCGACCTCAAGGACATCTCGCCGTACATGCAGCAGGCGATCGTCGCGATCGAGGACGCCCGCTTCTACCAGCACGGCGCGGTCGACCTGAAGGGCGTCCTGCGCGCCCTCAACCGCAACGCCCAGAGCGGCGGCGTCAGCGAGGGCGCGTCCACGCTGACACAGCAGTACGTCAAGAACGTCTTCGTCGAGGAGGCCGGCGACGACGCGACGAAGGTCCAGCAGGCCACCCAGCAGACCCTCGGCCGCAAGATCAAGGAGCTGAAGTACGCGATCCAGGTGGAGGAGGAGCTCGGCAAGAAGAAGATCCTCGAGAACTACCTGAACATCACGTTCTTCGGCCAGCAGGCGTACGGCGTCGAGGCCGCGGCCCGGCGCTACTTCTCCAAGTCCGCCAAGGACCTCAAGCTGCAGGAAGCCGCGCTGCTCGCCGGCATCGTCCAGTCGCCCAGCCGCTACGACCCGGTCAACGACGAGGCCGAGGCCACCAAGCGGCGCAACGTCGTGCTGCAGCGCATGGCCGACCTCGGTGACGTCTCCCAGGCGGAGGCGGACCAGGCCAAGAAGACGCCGCTGGGCCTGAAGGTCAGCAAGCCCAAGAACGGCTGCATCACCGCCGTCAAGGGTGCCGGCTTCTTCTGCAAGTACGTCGAGAAGGTGTTCCTCGCCGACCCGGTCTTCGGCAAGAACCGCGAGGCCCGCGCCAAGACCTGGAACCAGGGCGGCCTGACCATCACCACGACCCTCGACCCGAAGTCGCAGAAGTCGGTCCAGGCCTCGCTCAAGGACCACGTCAACCAGGACGACAAGGTCGCCGCCGCGGCCACCCTCGTCGAGCCCGGCACCGGCAAGATCCTCGGCATGGGCCAGTCGAAGCCGTACGGCTTCGGCAAGAACGAGACCGAGTACAACTACTCGGTCGACGCGAAGTACGGCGGCTCCAACTTCGGCTTCCCGACCGGTTCGACGTTCAAGCCGTTCGTCGCGGCGGCCGCGCTGGAGGAGGGCCGGCCGCCGACGCAGGAGTACTCATCGCCGTACGAGATGCCGTACCCGAGCCCGGTCCAGACCTGCGACAGCACGCCGTGGACCAACCGCAACAACGAGAAGCTGGAGAACGAGAGCGAGTCGGAGCGCGGCCCCTACCGCCTGAAGAAGGCGATGGAGCTGTCGGTGAACACCTACTTCGTGCAGATGGTCGCCGACATCGGCCTGTGCCCGGTGGTCAACGTCACCGACAAGCTCCACGTCCGCCAGGGCAACGGCGACAAGCTCCCGGAGACGCCCGCCGTCACCCTCGGCTCGGTCGGCCTCTCCCCGCTGACGATGGCGAGCGCGTACGCCGCCTTCGCCTCCCGCGGCATGTACTGCACGCCGATCGCCATCGAGTCGATCTCGCAGAAGGTCGGCGGCCAGCAGAAGTCCCTGGAGGTGCCGAAGTCGACCTGCTCGCGCGCGATGTCCGAGCAGACCGCGGACACCGTCAACAGCCTGCTGCAGGGCGTGGTCGACTCCGGCACGGGCCGGGAGGCCGGCCTCTCCGACCGCGACAGCGCCGGCAAGACCGGTACGACGGACGAGCGCCGCAACGCCTGGTTCGTCGGCTACACGCCGAACCTCTCGGGCGCCGTCTGGGTCGGCAGCGCCACCCAGAAGGTCAAGATGCGCAACATCTACATCGGCGGCCAGTACCACGACCTGGTCTACGGCGGCCGGGTGCCGGGCCCGATCTGGCGCGACGCCATGGTCGGCGCCCTGGAGGGCAAGCCCGTCGAACAGTTCAACACCATCCGCATCCCCGACGACGAGGACCGCGACGAGGGCCGCGAGGACGACGACGAGGGTGACGACGACGGCAACAACGGCGACGACAACGTCATCGGCGGCCTGATCGGCGGCGGCGACAACGGCGGGGGCAACGGCGGATCGGACGGCGGCACGTTCCCGACCCCGACGTTCTCGATCCCGGAGGGCTGGTGGCAGGGCCAGACGAACGGGAACGGCAACGGGGGACGCGACTAG
- a CDS encoding RidA family protein, translating into MSAVESKLAELGLRLPEVVPPLAAYQPAVRSGVYVYTAGQLPMVEGKLPVTGKVGAEVTAEEAKDLARVCALNALAAVKSVAGDLDRVARIVKVVGFVASASDFTGQPGVINGASELFAEVLGDKGVHARSAVGVAVLPLDAPVEVEVQVELTEA; encoded by the coding sequence ATGAGCGCGGTCGAGTCGAAACTCGCCGAGCTGGGTCTGAGGCTTCCGGAGGTCGTGCCGCCGCTCGCCGCGTACCAGCCGGCGGTCCGGTCCGGCGTGTACGTCTACACCGCGGGCCAGCTCCCCATGGTGGAGGGCAAGCTTCCGGTCACCGGCAAGGTGGGCGCGGAGGTCACCGCCGAGGAGGCGAAGGACCTCGCCCGTGTCTGCGCCCTGAACGCCCTCGCGGCCGTGAAGTCGGTGGCCGGCGACCTGGACCGCGTCGCGCGCATCGTGAAGGTCGTGGGCTTCGTGGCGTCGGCTTCCGACTTCACGGGTCAGCCCGGCGTCATCAACGGCGCGAGCGAGTTGTTCGCCGAGGTGCTCGGCGACAAGGGCGTGCACGCGCGCAGCGCGGTCGGCGTGGCCGTGCTTCCGCTGGACGCGCCGGTCGAGGTCGAGGTCCAGGTGGAGCTGACGGAGGCGTAG
- a CDS encoding nucleotidyltransferase domain-containing protein, translating into MVETVQGRGLDAQGYIAREGSLGLVPYGFRHIVAAARERLPAVFGARLHSAYLYGSIPRGTARVGRSDLDLLVVLHEEPGAGDRAQARALDAALDREFREIDGAGTLLESRARVLSELERHDLGWFVACLCTPLLGEDLAGHLPRYRPDSLLARETNGDLALLLPRWRTRIADTDADAADDADRVRRRLVRLMSRRLVRTGFTLVMPRWNGWTSDLTDMAEAFGTYYPERARQMRAAAVLGYEPVGDAGVLRSYVDDLGPWLAAEYARVHGIKAPRPDRPG; encoded by the coding sequence ATGGTCGAAACCGTTCAGGGCCGAGGACTCGACGCCCAGGGGTACATCGCGCGCGAAGGCTCCCTCGGGCTTGTCCCGTATGGCTTCCGGCACATCGTCGCCGCTGCGCGGGAGCGTCTGCCGGCGGTGTTCGGGGCGCGGCTGCACAGCGCCTACCTGTACGGGTCGATCCCTCGCGGCACTGCGCGCGTGGGGCGCAGCGACCTGGATCTGCTGGTCGTCCTGCACGAGGAGCCCGGCGCCGGGGACCGGGCGCAGGCCCGCGCGCTCGATGCGGCGCTGGACAGGGAGTTCCGGGAGATCGACGGGGCCGGGACCCTGTTGGAGAGCCGGGCGCGCGTGCTGAGCGAGCTGGAGCGGCACGACCTGGGATGGTTCGTCGCCTGTCTGTGCACGCCGCTGCTCGGCGAGGACCTGGCCGGGCACCTGCCGCGCTATCGTCCCGACTCACTGCTCGCCCGCGAGACCAACGGGGATCTCGCCCTGCTGCTGCCCCGCTGGCGCACCCGCATCGCCGACACCGACGCCGACGCCGCCGACGACGCGGACCGGGTGCGGCGGCGGCTCGTGCGGCTCATGTCCCGGCGTCTCGTCCGTACCGGCTTCACGCTCGTCATGCCCCGCTGGAACGGCTGGACCAGCGATCTGACCGACATGGCCGAGGCCTTCGGCACGTACTACCCCGAGCGGGCCCGGCAGATGCGGGCGGCGGCGGTGCTCGGGTACGAGCCGGTCGGGGACGCCGGTGTGCTCCGCTCGTACGTCGACGACCTCGGTCCCTGGCTCGCCGCGGAGTACGCGCGCGTGCACGGCATCAAGGCACCGCGCCCCGATCGGCCGGGCTAG
- a CDS encoding NUDIX hydrolase, whose product MANGQWYPREWPDRIRALAEGTLTPVAPKRAATVMLLKDADTGGPAVHMLRRRSSMAFAGGAYAYPGGGVDPRDEQPIRWAGPTRAWWAQRLGVEEATAQAIVCAAVRETYEEAGVLLAGPTDDSVVGDTTGDDWEADRAALVARDVSFAEFLDRRGLALRSDLLGAWTRWITPEFEPRRYDTWFFVAALPEGQRTRNASTEADRTVWIRPTDAAASYDEGELLMMPPTIATLRQLTPYDSAAQALAAAPTRNLTPVLAQARLEDGEIVLTWPGHDEFTKHIPTGGTPT is encoded by the coding sequence ATGGCAAACGGGCAGTGGTACCCACGGGAGTGGCCGGACCGCATCCGCGCACTCGCGGAAGGAACCCTCACCCCCGTCGCCCCGAAACGGGCGGCCACCGTCATGCTGCTCAAGGACGCCGACACCGGCGGCCCCGCCGTACACATGCTGCGCCGCCGCAGCTCGATGGCCTTCGCCGGCGGGGCGTACGCCTACCCCGGCGGCGGCGTCGACCCGCGCGACGAGCAGCCCATCCGCTGGGCAGGCCCCACGCGCGCGTGGTGGGCGCAGCGCCTCGGCGTCGAGGAGGCCACGGCCCAGGCGATCGTGTGCGCCGCCGTACGGGAGACGTACGAGGAGGCGGGCGTCCTGCTCGCCGGCCCCACCGACGATTCCGTAGTGGGCGACACCACGGGCGACGACTGGGAGGCGGACCGCGCCGCATTGGTCGCCCGCGACGTGTCGTTCGCCGAGTTCCTCGACCGCCGAGGTCTGGCCCTCCGCTCCGACCTGCTGGGCGCCTGGACCCGCTGGATCACCCCGGAGTTCGAGCCCCGCCGCTACGACACCTGGTTCTTCGTCGCCGCCCTCCCGGAGGGCCAGCGCACCCGCAACGCCTCCACAGAGGCCGACCGCACGGTATGGATCCGCCCCACGGACGCCGCCGCCTCGTACGACGAGGGCGAGCTGCTGATGATGCCGCCCACCATCGCGACACTGCGCCAGCTGACGCCGTACGACAGCGCCGCCCAGGCCCTCGCCGCCGCCCCGACCCGGAACCTCACGCCCGTCCTGGCGCAGGCCCGCCTCGAGGACGGCGAGATCGTGCTCACCTGGCCCGGCCACGACGAGTTCACCAAGCACATCCCGACCGGCGGAACCCCCACATGA
- a CDS encoding MBL fold metallo-hydrolase, protein MTDAAALPGQPRGGVLTGPATPRAVNVLAPNPSAMTLDGTNTWIVSEPDSDLAVVIDPGPRDEGHLRNVVAMAEKSGKRVALTLLTHGHPDHAEGAARFAELTGTRVRALDPALRLGDEGLGAGDVVTVGGLELRVVPTPGHTADSLSFHLPADRAVLTGDTILGRGTTVVAHPDGRLGDYLDSLRRLRSLTVDDGVHTVLPGHGPVLEDAQGAVEFYLAHRAHRLAQVETAVEDGHGTPAEVVAHVYADVDRSLWPAAELSVRAQMDYLEEHGLI, encoded by the coding sequence ATGACGGACGCAGCAGCCCTCCCCGGCCAGCCGCGAGGCGGGGTCCTCACCGGCCCCGCCACCCCCCGCGCCGTCAACGTCCTGGCCCCCAACCCCTCCGCGATGACCCTGGACGGCACCAACACCTGGATCGTCTCCGAGCCGGACTCCGACCTGGCCGTCGTCATCGACCCGGGCCCCCGGGACGAGGGTCATCTGCGCAACGTCGTCGCCATGGCCGAGAAGTCCGGCAAGCGCGTCGCCCTGACCCTGCTCACCCACGGCCACCCCGACCACGCCGAGGGCGCCGCACGCTTCGCCGAGCTGACCGGCACGCGCGTGCGTGCCCTCGACCCGGCGCTGCGGCTCGGCGACGAGGGGCTCGGCGCCGGGGACGTGGTCACCGTCGGCGGCCTGGAGCTGCGCGTCGTACCGACGCCCGGGCACACCGCCGACTCCCTCTCCTTCCACCTCCCGGCCGACCGCGCCGTCCTGACCGGCGACACGATCCTGGGCCGCGGCACGACCGTCGTGGCACACCCCGACGGCCGCCTCGGCGACTATCTGGACTCGCTGCGGCGCCTGCGGTCCCTCACGGTCGACGACGGCGTGCACACGGTCCTCCCGGGCCACGGCCCCGTCCTGGAGGACGCCCAGGGCGCCGTCGAGTTCTACCTCGCCCATCGCGCCCACCGCCTCGCCCAGGTGGAGACGGCGGTCGAGGACGGCCACGGCACCCCGGCCGAGGTCGTCGCCCATGTGTACGCGGACGTGGACCGCTCCTTGTGGCCGGCGGCCGAGCTGTCGGTACGGGCGCAGATGGACTACCTGGAGGAGCACGGGCTCATCTAG
- a CDS encoding NUDIX hydrolase, which yields MTRASDTRDGSVVLSRDGLPGWLEPVVRVAETVEPLQLSRFLPPESGAGRQSAVLILFGDGERGPELLLMERASSLRSHAGQPSFPGGALDPEDGDPQADGPLRAALREAEEETGLDPSGVQLFGVLPKLYIPVSGFVVTPVLGWWREPSPVDVVDPNETARVFTVPVADLTNPDNRATTVHPSGHRGPAFLVESALVWGFTAGIIDRLLHFSGWERPWDRGKQVPLDWRS from the coding sequence ATGACGAGGGCGAGCGATACGCGGGACGGGTCAGTGGTGCTCAGCAGGGATGGGCTGCCGGGGTGGCTGGAGCCCGTGGTGCGGGTGGCGGAGACCGTCGAGCCGTTGCAGCTGAGCCGCTTCCTGCCGCCGGAGAGCGGGGCGGGGCGGCAGTCCGCCGTACTGATTCTCTTCGGTGACGGCGAGCGCGGGCCCGAGCTGCTGCTCATGGAGCGGGCCAGTTCGCTGCGGTCCCATGCCGGACAGCCGTCGTTTCCCGGTGGCGCGCTCGACCCCGAGGACGGCGACCCGCAGGCCGACGGGCCGCTGCGGGCCGCTCTGCGCGAGGCCGAGGAGGAGACCGGGCTCGATCCGAGCGGCGTCCAGCTCTTCGGGGTGCTGCCCAAGCTGTACATCCCGGTCAGCGGCTTCGTCGTCACCCCCGTGCTGGGCTGGTGGCGCGAGCCGAGCCCGGTCGACGTCGTCGATCCGAACGAGACGGCGCGCGTTTTCACCGTCCCCGTGGCGGATCTCACGAATCCGGACAACCGCGCCACGACCGTCCATCCCAGCGGCCACAGAGGTCCGGCATTTCTGGTCGAATCGGCACTGGTCTGGGGCTTCACAGCCGGGATCATCGACCGTCTGCTCCATTTCTCGGGCTGGGAGCGGCCCTGGGACCGGGGCAAGCAGGTCCCGCTCGACTGGCGGTCATGA
- a CDS encoding Crp/Fnr family transcriptional regulator, whose product MDDVLRRNPLFAALDDEQSAELRASMSEVTLARGDSLFHEGDPGDRLYVVTEGKVKLHRTSPDGRENMLAVVGPGELIGELSLFDPGPRTATATALTEVKLLGLGHGDLQPWLNARPEVATALLRAVARRLRRTNDAMSDLVFSDVPGRVARALLDLSRRFGVQSEEGIHVVHDLTQEELAQLVGASRETVNKALADFAQRGWLRLEARAVILLDVERLAKRSR is encoded by the coding sequence GTGGACGACGTTCTGCGGCGCAATCCGCTCTTCGCGGCTCTCGACGACGAGCAGTCCGCGGAACTGCGCGCCTCCATGAGTGAGGTGACCCTCGCACGTGGCGACTCCCTGTTCCACGAGGGCGACCCGGGTGACCGGCTCTACGTCGTCACCGAGGGCAAGGTCAAGCTTCACCGCACATCCCCCGACGGCCGCGAGAACATGCTCGCCGTCGTCGGCCCCGGAGAGCTCATCGGCGAGCTGTCCCTCTTCGACCCGGGCCCGCGCACGGCGACCGCCACCGCGCTGACCGAGGTCAAGCTGCTGGGCCTGGGCCACGGCGACCTCCAGCCCTGGCTGAACGCCCGCCCCGAGGTGGCCACCGCACTGCTGCGCGCTGTGGCCCGCCGCCTGCGCCGCACCAACGACGCGATGTCCGACCTCGTCTTCTCGGACGTCCCCGGCCGCGTGGCCCGCGCGCTTCTGGACCTCTCCCGCCGCTTCGGCGTGCAGTCCGAGGAGGGCATCCACGTCGTCCACGACCTCACGCAGGAGGAGCTGGCCCAGCTCGTCGGCGCGTCCCGCGAAACGGTCAACAAGGCCCTGGCCGACTTCGCCCAGCGCGGCTGGCTGCGCCTGGAGGCCCGCGCGGTGATCCTGCTGGACGTGGAACGCCTGGCGAAGCGTTCGCGCTAG
- a CDS encoding DUF4177 domain-containing protein — MTKWEYATVPLLVHATKQILDTWGEDGWELVQVVPGPNNPEQLVAYLKRERQA; from the coding sequence ATGACCAAGTGGGAATACGCAACCGTGCCGCTGCTCGTCCATGCCACGAAGCAGATTCTGGACACCTGGGGCGAGGACGGCTGGGAGCTCGTCCAGGTCGTGCCCGGGCCGAACAACCCCGAGCAGCTCGTGGCCTACCTGAAGCGGGAGAGGCAGGCATGA
- a CDS encoding ArsA family ATPase: MSRLQVVSGKGGTGKTTVAAALALALATEGKRTLLVEVEGRQGIAQLFETEALPYEERKIAVAPGGGEVYALAIDPELALLDYLQMFYKMGGAGRALKKLGAIDFATTIAPGLRDVLLTGKACEAVRRKDKAGRFVYDCVVMDAPPTGRITRFLNVNDEVAGLARIGPIHNQAQAVMRVLKSAETAVHLVTLLEEMPVQETADGIAELRAARLPVGRIIVNMVRPEVLDATDLELVRSVPRAALAKSLSSAGLGGARRGGNAERLVDPLLAQADEYAERHALEHEQRAVLDELGLPVHELPLLAEGMDLAGLYELAGELREQGLS, encoded by the coding sequence GTGAGCAGGCTCCAGGTCGTCAGCGGCAAGGGCGGGACCGGAAAGACCACGGTCGCCGCCGCGCTCGCGCTCGCCCTCGCCACCGAGGGGAAGCGGACGCTTCTCGTCGAGGTCGAGGGCAGGCAGGGCATCGCGCAGCTCTTCGAGACAGAGGCGCTGCCCTATGAGGAGCGGAAGATCGCCGTCGCTCCTGGGGGCGGGGAGGTGTACGCCCTCGCCATAGACCCCGAACTGGCCCTTCTGGACTACCTCCAGATGTTCTACAAGATGGGCGGTGCGGGCCGGGCCCTGAAGAAGCTCGGCGCGATCGACTTCGCCACCACCATCGCGCCGGGGCTGAGAGACGTCCTTCTCACCGGCAAGGCGTGCGAGGCGGTGCGCCGCAAGGACAAGGCCGGGCGGTTCGTCTACGACTGTGTCGTCATGGACGCGCCGCCCACCGGGCGCATCACCCGCTTCCTGAACGTCAACGACGAGGTGGCGGGGCTCGCCAGGATCGGGCCGATACACAATCAGGCGCAGGCCGTGATGCGGGTGCTGAAGTCGGCGGAGACGGCCGTGCACCTGGTGACGCTCCTCGAGGAGATGCCCGTCCAGGAGACCGCGGACGGGATCGCCGAGCTGCGCGCGGCGCGGCTGCCGGTCGGGCGGATCATCGTGAACATGGTGCGGCCCGAGGTGTTGGACGCGACCGACCTGGAACTCGTACGGAGCGTCCCGCGCGCGGCCCTCGCCAAGTCGCTGTCCTCGGCCGGGCTCGGCGGGGCACGGCGCGGCGGGAACGCCGAGCGGCTGGTGGACCCGCTGCTGGCGCAGGCCGACGAGTACGCCGAGCGGCACGCGCTGGAGCACGAGCAGCGGGCGGTCCTGGACGAGTTGGGGCTGCCGGTGCACGAACTGCCGCTGCTCGCCGAGGGCATGGACCTGGCGGGCCTGTACGAACTCGCGGGCGAGCTGCGGGAACAGGGCCTGTCATGA
- the wblA gene encoding transcriptional regulator WblA, with the protein MGWVTDWSAQAACRTTDPDELFVQGAAQNRAKAVCTGCPVRTECLADALDNRVEFGVWGGMTERERRALLRRRPTVTSWRRLLETARTEYERGAGLLPLDDDEVYENYAAVG; encoded by the coding sequence ATGGGCTGGGTAACCGACTGGAGTGCGCAGGCGGCCTGCCGCACTACCGATCCGGATGAACTGTTCGTTCAGGGAGCAGCGCAGAACAGGGCCAAGGCGGTGTGCACCGGATGCCCGGTGCGCACGGAGTGCCTGGCGGACGCGCTGGACAACCGCGTCGAGTTCGGCGTGTGGGGAGGAATGACGGAGCGGGAGCGCCGTGCGCTGCTGCGCAGGCGGCCGACGGTCACCTCGTGGCGCCGGCTGCTGGAGACCGCACGCACGGAGTACGAGCGCGGGGCGGGCCTGCTGCCGCTCGACGACGACGAGGTGTACGAGAACTACGCCGCGGTGGGCTGA
- the nth gene encoding endonuclease III yields MGEQDPGGGRKTAKATKKAPGGAAPGGGKEAVKKGVGTKKAAGGKKAAAAKKATAKKVTAKKAIAKKPVVAPAKASAAVKGASTVRTVGAKPSTALVRRARRINRELAEVYPYAHPELDFDNSFQLLVATVLSAQTTDLRVNQTTPALFAKYPTPEDLAGANPEEVEEILRPCGFFRAKTKSVMGLSKALVENHGGEVPGRLEELVKLPGVGRKTAFVVLGNAFGRPGITVDTHFQRLVRRWQWTEQTDPDKIEAEVAALFPKSDWTDLSHHVIWHGRRICHARKPACGACPIAPLCPAYGEGETDPEKAKKLLKYEKGGLPGQRLKPPQAYLDAGGKPAPPLGAG; encoded by the coding sequence GTGGGCGAACAGGACCCCGGTGGCGGAAGGAAAACGGCAAAAGCGACGAAAAAGGCGCCGGGCGGGGCAGCCCCCGGTGGCGGGAAAGAGGCGGTGAAGAAGGGCGTGGGTACGAAGAAGGCGGCGGGCGGCAAGAAAGCTGCGGCTGCGAAGAAGGCCACTGCCAAGAAGGTCACCGCCAAGAAGGCGATCGCCAAGAAGCCCGTCGTCGCTCCCGCGAAGGCCTCCGCCGCCGTGAAGGGTGCCTCCACCGTCAGGACCGTCGGCGCCAAGCCGTCGACCGCCCTTGTCCGTCGGGCCCGGCGCATCAACCGCGAGCTCGCCGAGGTCTATCCCTACGCCCATCCGGAGCTGGACTTCGACAACTCCTTCCAGCTCCTGGTCGCCACCGTGCTGTCCGCCCAGACCACCGACCTGCGCGTCAACCAGACGACCCCGGCGCTGTTCGCCAAGTACCCCACCCCTGAGGACCTGGCCGGCGCCAATCCGGAGGAGGTCGAGGAGATCCTGCGGCCGTGCGGCTTCTTCCGGGCCAAGACCAAGTCGGTCATGGGGCTGTCCAAGGCGCTGGTGGAGAACCATGGCGGTGAGGTCCCGGGGCGGCTGGAAGAGCTGGTGAAGCTGCCCGGTGTGGGGCGCAAGACGGCGTTCGTCGTGCTCGGCAACGCCTTCGGGCGGCCCGGCATCACCGTGGACACGCACTTCCAGCGGCTGGTGCGGCGCTGGCAGTGGACCGAGCAGACGGACCCGGACAAGATCGAGGCCGAGGTCGCCGCCCTGTTCCCGAAGAGTGACTGGACGGATCTGTCGCACCATGTGATCTGGCACGGCCGGCGCATCTGCCACGCCCGCAAGCCCGCGTGCGGCGCCTGCCCCATCGCGCCGCTCTGCCCGGCGTACGGCGAAGGCGAGACGGACCCGGAGAAGGCGAAGAAGCTGCTGAAGTACGAGAAGGGCGGCCTTCCGGGGCAGCGGCTCAAGCCGCCGCAGGCCTATCTGGACGCGGGCGGGAAGCCGGCCCCGCCGCTGGGGGCCGGATGA
- a CDS encoding ArsA family ATPase, with the protein MSPEPAHAHDAARQPHHPAHPPHLSPARALDLDPLLDDPKTRIVVCCGSGGVGKTTTAAALGLRAAERGRKVVVLTIDPARRLAQSMGIDSLDNTPRRVKGVEGEGELHAMMLDMKRTFDEIVEAHADPERAAAILGNPFYQSLSAGFAGTQEYMAMEKLGQLRARDEWDLIVVDTPPSRSALDFLDAPKRLGSFLDGKLIRVLLAPAKVGGRAGMKFLNVGMSMMTGALGKLLGGQLLKDVQTFVAAMDSMFGGFRTRADATYKLLQAPGTAFLVVAAPERDALREAAYFVERLAAEDMPLAGLVLNRVHGSGADRLSAERALAAAENLEEPRIVDQEGGKAGLRNSPDTYDSSDSAASEASAPDAGSPAADMERTAATDEPSTTDEPSPADPQPVAAHVERSVDQLTAGLLRLHSERMQLLSREQRTRDRFTALHPEVAVTEVAALPGDVHDLVGLRDIGNRLAARRPELPDPGA; encoded by the coding sequence ATGAGTCCGGAACCGGCCCACGCACACGACGCCGCGCGCCAGCCGCACCACCCCGCGCACCCCCCGCACCTGTCCCCCGCGCGCGCCCTCGACCTCGACCCGCTGCTCGACGACCCGAAGACCCGCATCGTGGTGTGCTGCGGCTCGGGCGGCGTCGGCAAGACCACCACCGCGGCGGCGCTGGGCCTGCGGGCCGCCGAGCGCGGGCGCAAGGTGGTCGTGCTGACCATCGACCCGGCCCGCCGGCTCGCCCAGTCCATGGGCATCGACTCCCTCGACAACACCCCGCGCCGGGTGAAGGGCGTCGAGGGCGAGGGCGAGCTGCACGCGATGATGCTCGACATGAAGCGCACCTTCGACGAGATCGTCGAGGCGCACGCGGACCCCGAGCGGGCCGCCGCGATCCTGGGCAACCCCTTCTACCAGTCCCTCTCGGCGGGCTTCGCGGGCACGCAGGAGTACATGGCGATGGAGAAGCTGGGCCAGCTGCGGGCCCGGGACGAGTGGGACCTCATCGTCGTGGACACCCCGCCGTCGCGCTCGGCGCTGGACTTCCTGGACGCGCCCAAGCGGCTCGGGTCCTTCCTCGACGGCAAGCTGATCCGGGTCCTGCTGGCCCCGGCGAAGGTCGGCGGGCGCGCGGGGATGAAGTTCCTGAACGTCGGCATGTCGATGATGACGGGGGCGCTCGGCAAGCTGCTGGGCGGGCAGCTGCTGAAGGACGTACAGACCTTCGTCGCCGCCATGGACTCGATGTTCGGCGGCTTCCGCACGCGCGCGGACGCCACGTACAAGCTGCTTCAGGCGCCCGGGACAGCGTTCCTGGTGGTGGCGGCGCCGGAGCGGGACGCGCTGCGGGAGGCCGCGTACTTCGTGGAGCGGCTGGCCGCCGAGGACATGCCGCTGGCGGGTCTGGTGCTCAACCGGGTCCACGGCAGCGGCGCCGACCGGCTGTCGGCCGAGCGGGCGCTCGCCGCCGCGGAAAATCTTGAAGAGCCCCGCATTGTCGATCAGGAGGGCGGGAAAGCTGGACTTCGTAACTCCCCCGACACGTACGACAGTTCAGATTCGGCCGCTTCCGAGGCATCGGCTCCCGACGCAGGCTCCCCCGCCGCGGACATGGAGCGAACCGCAGCCACGGACGAGCCGTCAACCACGGACGAGCCGTCGCCCGCCGACCCACAGCCCGTCGCGGCGCATGTGGAGCGGTCCGTCGACCAACTCACCGCAGGCCTGCTGAGGCTGCACTCCGAGCGTATGCAGCTGCTCTCCCGCGAGCAGCGCACGCGTGACCGCTTCACCGCGCTCCACCCCGAGGTGGCGGTGACCGAAGTGGCCGCGCTGCCCGGCGACGTACATGACCTCGTGGGGCTGCGGGACATCGGAAACCGGCTCGCGGCCCGTCGGCCTGAGCTGCCCGATCCCGGGGCGTGA